From the Rhodothermales bacterium genome, one window contains:
- a CDS encoding GNAT family N-acetyltransferase has protein sequence MPSAFTIRPATPADAERLVDLIIGLAEYERLRHEAEPDAAALRRHLAPDASPRCEAFIAEDADGRALGMALYFYNYSTFLTAWGIYLEDLFVLPDYRGHGVGIGLFRAVARRAVEQGCRRLDWNVLDWNAPAIDFYHRLGARHMKEWNTMRLTGEALAALGHVDG, from the coding sequence TTGCCATCCGCCTTCACCATCCGCCCCGCCACGCCGGCCGACGCCGAGCGGCTCGTCGACCTGATCATCGGGCTGGCCGAGTACGAGCGGCTGCGCCACGAGGCCGAGCCGGACGCCGCGGCGCTCCGCCGGCACCTCGCCCCGGACGCGTCGCCGCGCTGCGAAGCCTTCATCGCCGAAGACGCGGACGGCCGCGCGCTCGGCATGGCGCTGTATTTCTATAACTACTCCACCTTCCTCACCGCCTGGGGCATCTATCTGGAAGACCTGTTTGTGCTGCCCGACTACCGGGGGCATGGGGTCGGCATCGGGCTGTTTCGGGCCGTGGCCCGGCGCGCGGTGGAACAGGGCTGCCGCCGGCTCGACTGGAACGTGCTCGACTGGAACGCGCCGGCCATCGACTTCTACCACCGCCTCGGCGCCCGGCACATGAAGGAGTGGAACACGATGCGGCTCACCGGCGAGGCCCTCGCCGCACTTGGACACGTCGATGGGTGA